A stretch of DNA from Arachis hypogaea cultivar Tifrunner chromosome 19, arahy.Tifrunner.gnm2.J5K5, whole genome shotgun sequence:
ATGCCACCTCCATACAGGAAGCCAAGCCACAGACCTGTGAAGAAGAGAAAGCGAAGGCCTGCAGATGAAGAGAACAGAAGCCAGAATCATCTGTCACGGAGGGGTCAAGTCCAAAGGTGCTCCAACTGTGGTGTAGTTGGACATAAGAAGAGTGGCTACACCAAGCCTAAGAAGAGGGTATATAACATCATGTTCTAGGGTTACTTACTATGATACTTGCTATAAATTTAACTACTTGAATATATTTATAAGAGTGAATACCCCATCCGGCccttgacaattatctcgaaaggacaacgaggcccccaagaaaaaaaaatccaatccggcccctgataattttttttgagactgattagcccctgtgccaaaaaaaataacattgatttttttttttgcacaggggcctcgttgtcctttcgaagtaattgtcaggggctgggttgggttttttttttgtcaggggccgggttgggatttttttttttgtcaggggcctcgttgtctttcgaggtaattgtcaggggctgATTTGGGTTTTTCTCTATTTATAACTATCTCattaatttacattttcttgATAGGCCCAAGCCTTAACCAAAAGAGGAAAGAATGATGCACCTAAGCTGGCCCCTGGTCAAACAGTTCGGACAGGAAGAAAGAGAAAGACTGCACCATCACTACCTAACTTGCCAGCAACTCAGCCTAGGAAATCAAACCCAAGGCCTAAGAAACCAGCAGTTCGGCCCACTAAACCAGCACCTCAGCCCAACAAACCTTCCACTCAGTCTAGGGGTGTCAAAAATTCCCAGGCAGTGGGGATCCCCGCGGGGACCGCCCCGAACGGGGCCCCGATGGCGGGAAATTTTTCCTGCGGGGACggggatgggggacaaaattcccccgaagcagattcggggacccgagcggggatccccgtcCCCGTCCCCGTATTCCCCACAATCCCCGAATatattaaattacttaaatactcttaagaatttagtttttattttggttttttagtcatttcactttgcatatatatatatattgaaaagtgAAACCCTAATTTCTTCTCTTCCCAAAATCCCAAATCGCACAGAGGCATAGAGGAGCGCCGCGCATCGCGAAACCCTTCTTCACCACAGAGGCATCCACCCTGCTCCAGTGCTCCTCGCGAAACCCATCTTCCCAGAGGCATAGAGCGCCGCGCATTGCAACTCCCTCACCCTGCTCCAGTGCTCTTCGCGAAACCCTTCCTCTCTGCGCCCTTCCTCTGCGTTCTCTCCCTCGTCCCAGCCAGCCACCTCCGACCACCATCGTCACGACCTCCGACCACCATCGTCACCGCACCGCCCCGTGCGCCATCTTCCGTTCGCCCTCTTCCGCATCGGTCGGCGCTCTTCTCTTCACCAGCGTCTCTACCTCTTCGGCCAATTCTGTGATTCTGTCTTATCCCTGGTAAGAGTCATTACTCCCATTTTCTTCTTAtattttggcatttcactttaggttttatgttttttttatctgCTGTTGGAACAAACCATTTTTCTgcaacaaatggagaaactcttTTTAAATGCAGTGTTTGCTTGCTTAAGTATTTTCCTTTCATTGTAAGTTAAATATTATTAACAAAAGaatatttctaataattttaattctCAGTTTTTATTCATAGGTATGTACAATGAACTAATGCTGATACAATGAACGTGTCGTTTTATTACTCTGAAACAAATCGCACTGAATTAGTATACTACAATGAACTAATAATTCTACTACCCCTTTTCATGATGTGGTCATGTGGTACGATTATTCATTATTCTAGAAACAATAATTTTTGTACAGAGTATACTGGcatatataattcaaattaaacataTGTACAAAATTCATTAGTTAGAAATGGTCAGAATTGAGTCTGTTGATTGTGGTTAAATAAATCAGGAATTCTGTGGTAACTTTTAGCACTGATGGTAGGAGCTGAAGTAAAGTATGCAGCTAGCATTTCATTATCCATTCCCTAAACACATTCATGcacggttatatatatatatatggtgatcCAATGCATTATTCAATATTCCCAATCcagttatatatataaaacctaCTTTCCCTCAAATCAAGTTCTGTAGTCCACTATTGTATGTAGTCCAATTTCATTAACTAATCCATCAACTAGAATTCTTGACCAGttaatgattttgttaatttattttgactaTGCCACTTGTTTAGTTAttatttcatcatcatcatcacaagcTTCATTCTACTATGCTACTTGTTTAGTTATTATTTCATCTATTTTCTTATTAGATTCTATCTATTAGTCTTTAGTTATGTTgtacaaattattattatgtataaaattttaatttgatactGTTTTGCTAGTTTTGGTTTTCTAGTCATTTTACTTGAgtcttgtcttcttcaattgttcttttgctatttctattttttatatatctttgtttcttgttaatttatttctaattctataatttaatttattaataattctgagttaattttcagctgctggatttaatttattttggcttgttttaatttattgtttatgtatttatttttaatttaatatttctgTATTAAAAATTACTGTATAGGATGGATAGCTTTAGCTCAACTcctattgaaaataataatgagATAGAACCAACTCAAGATGATGAGGGTCAAGCAATTGAAGCACATATTCAAGGAACACAAGAGGAAGGACAAGAAGAAACACAAGAGGGAGGACAAGAAGTTAGCCAAGAAGTGCAAAACAGTCCTAACAAAAAAGAATTAACATCTGAGGCTTGGAAACATTTTAGGAGGGAGAAAATAGATGGAAAGTGGAAGGCAATATGTAAATATTGCGAAAGAAAGATTGGAGGTGAcacgaagcaaggaactaagcactTGCATGATCACATTAGAATTTGCCCGATTCGTACTGTTAGGGGACCAAAGCAGTCAATATTAAAAACAGTGCAACAATCATCAGGTTCTATAGGAACGGGAAGACCAACGGATTCACTTTTGGTTGGAAACTTCACATTTAGTCAAGAGGCAGCACGACGAGCACTCACAAAATGGGTTATTAGGGATGAACACCCTATGTCATTTGTTGAGCAAGTGGGTTTTCATGAGTTTATGGCTGAGACTCAACCTTTGTTCAAATTTTATACAAGAAATACATTGAGAAGTGATGTTGAGAAGATGTATGAAGCTGAAAAGGCAAAGCTTTTAAAATTGTTGGGAAAAATTCAAGCCGCATTGCTATAACTACTGACATGTGGAGTGCTGATTGTCAAAACAAAGGTTATATGGCGATTACGGCCCACTTTATTGATGATGATTGGAACTTGCAATGTCGACTTATAAGGTATTATTTATGCTTTTATcatcttttaaatatttgattttttaatgtcatgattgtttattatatttacattatTCTAGGTTTGCATATGTGCCTGCACCTCATACTGCTGAAGTTCTTTGTGATGCTTTGGTGAATTCCTTGTATGATTGGAACATAGATAGAAAATTATCAACTTTAACGGTTGATAATTGTAGTACAAATGATGCCATGATTCATCTTTTGCTTGATAAGATTTCACCATCTAACTTTGTTAAGAGAGGGGCATTTTTTCACATGCGTTGTTGTGCTCACATTGTTAATCTGATTGTGAAAGATGGCATGAATGCAATATATGGTTCTATTGAAAAAATCAGAGATAGTGTCTCTTTTTGGGTTGCAACACAGAAGAGGGAAGAAAAATTTGTAGAGACTTGTAGGCAATTGAATATCAATTATAGGAGAAAGCTTGCACTTGATTGTAGAACTAGATGGAATTCAACTTATCTAATGCTTGCTTCTGCTTTGCCATATAGAGAAGTTTTTTAGCGTTTAAGACACCGTGAATCTCTGTATAAAGTTGTACCATCTGATGATGAGTGGGAAATGGCAAATGAACTTGTTGATAAATTAGAAGTCTTTTATAGTGTGACTGAATTGTTCTCTGGCACTTTATATCCAACAACAAATCTGTACTTTCCCAAGGTGTGTGAAATGAGATTGACATTGAATGAGTGGTTGTGTAGTTCAAATGAGATAGTTCATAGAATGGCAACAAATATGATTAGTAAGTTTGAAAAGTATTGGGATCAAATTAATGAAGTCATGGCTGTGGGAGCTATCTTAGACCCTAGGTATAAGATGaagttattgaaatttttttcccTAAAATATATGGATCTCAAAGTGAGAATTATCTGAGCAAGGTGAAGAAAATGATGGAAGAATTAGTATGTGAATATCAACTTAAGGCTAGGGTTAAAAGAAGAGCAACAAATGATGATAATTCAGCTTCTACTTTGGATATTGGACATGATGAAGGATCTTCAAAGAGAAAATTTAACTCTATCTACTTGCAATTTGTGGAAGATACATCTGAAGACTGCGCCGCAAAAACTGAGTTGGATTTCTATTTGGAAGAGAGTGTTATGGTAGATAAAACAAATTTGGAAAAATTTGACATTTTGGGCTACTGGAAAAATATTGGAGTGAAATATCCAACTTTACAAAAGATTGCAAGAGATTTTTTAGCCATTCCTATTTCTACTGTTGTCTCAGAGTCTGCTTTTAGCACCGGTGGTCGAGTTATACATCCACATCGCAATAAATTGGATTGTGAACTTGTTGAGGCGTTAATTTGCACTCAGCACTGGATACACTCTTCAGGTAAAAGTACTAATAACtcaaattttatttcgttttaaatttcaatttcatgtTAAATTTAACTCTTGTAAATTGTTGGTTGATATAATATAGATAAATCAGGGTCgaaaattccaattccttgggacTATGTGATGGATATGGGGATTTAGGAGTTTAGgtaattattttcttattatgtCAAATTCATATTAAATATATGATATTCTTGTTTATGATGTATGTTAACATATTCATATTTGTGTTGTATTTTAACAGAGAACATGGAGTTGTTTGTTGGAAGTTGAAGACTTTATTTTATGACTTTTTTTAAGAATGGaagttgtattttaaaatttcattttatggattatgatttcttattttatatttcttgattTGTAAGTTGTAATTTTGGATAAGATATGTATGTTTGTGTGTTGTAATAATGTTTTGtcgtttttttttatattttttaaattttttattgtaattttcatataaatattCAACATAAAGAGATGGGGAATGGGGACCCGCGGAGAACACGGGGAACGCGGGGAATGGGGATGGGGGCAATTATCTCCCCACGGCGGGGATCGGGGCGGGGACGGGGACAAAATTTGAGGGCGGGgacggggagcagggaggcatcccccgccccggccccgccccattgacatccctgtCTCAGTCCAACAGCCAAGCCCAATCCAAGAACAAAGCTGCAGCATCTGCAACCTCTACCAGCAACAAACAGTCCCTCAGCCAGCCATCTGAGAGGAAGAGACATTTTTTTGTCATACAAAGTAGTGCACCTCATGTCCCTCTGCAAAAGCGGAAGCTGATGGCCAAATTACCTCCATCTCAGTGGGGAAAGCATTAGGAGTTGCATGTCATCTCTTTTGTTATCTATGTCTTAGTAGTATGGATACAATGTTTGTAGTTCGATATTATCTCTTTAGTTCCAGAACATTGCTTTATAGACAATGATTTCATGACTGTATTTTGGTATTAAATGTTTCAACACACTTTTTTTGAGTGTTGCATCTCTGTGTTTTGTTACACTGTCAGGACATCCACTGTATTTTGGTATCAGGCCTGTGGAGGCCAATGGTTAATTTGTGTTTGTTTTCACTTCTCATCATATGAAATCTGCCATTAGTTAATTACTGCATTTTTAGGTACTGTGATCCATGCTTTTGTGCTTTACTCAAGAACAATATTTAGGCAACATTAAACACCACTTTACTTCATCAATTCAAACAAAATCAGACATGCTACACCCCTAAACCATTGTAACATCACAAATTACCCACAGACTCTACCCCCTACATTACAACAAATCTCATAAAATTCCCACCCTAATCATCTATAACCTAAGTGCATTCTATTTGGGTGCTTTAAGTTATATTGATTCTGCAGCAATAAGAACAAAAATCCAACCCAGCCAGCAATACATAAGGCAGCAACAACCCTAAGCTTTGTTTCCACCTCCTTCAATCTTGCCTTCAACTTGGTTATCTTCCTCCTGGTCCTTGCAATTTCAACCTCCTGTTGAGCACCTCCAGTTTCTAGATCTGCCCATCGGAAGAAATCATAGCCATCCTGAACCCGATAGAAGCCACATAGACATCAAAAAATCCCAAATTCTCATACCCATAATCGCAAAGAGGAACAACACCGTACCTTATAGTATACGCAACTCCAAAATCTTCGTCCTGGGTTATCTTTCATGGATGAAGTTCGCAGAATCGGCCTCTCACCATGTCCGCAGAGCAACTCCTTCGCAGGTGAACGAAATCGTGAAGCTTTTGAACTCTGGGTTGCCATGGACGCTGTCTACTGAACCCTAACGCTGCTACTCTCCGTCGAGCTTCAGCAGAAGACATTGCAGTTGAACACCCCAGGCACTGCACTTTTATTcactttcattatttatatatttattcttttctttaatttttttattattattgatattaattaatattatcattatCTATTAAAACGGTTGTAACGGAGGCTAACAACCGCAGGGGTAAATTCGTCCGagggacgattttaatacaaacTAGAATCTTGGGGATTATTTTATTGCGAAAAAAaggccaaaaataaaataaacttttggctcCAATAttaaggaccaaaatcgtacttaaccctaactATTATCTAAAATGAATataaaaacataattcattcttgcACCCTAAGATTTCCGTTGTTAAAAGATTGGACTATTCTCTTAGCAGGATGAGCAAGAAACATTAGTCAGGTCGCATGTTCTCCATCTAATCTGATTACCAGCTTTGACAATGGGAGAGGCCAAAGTCAGTGCATCTAATCTATTAATCAGCTTCAAACACGTAGCTAATAATTGAAGTTATGTAATTGTTCTACAATTCTAATCTAAACTCCTATTAACTTATCACTAAATTGGtagttaaataaataattcaatGCATGCTTTCATATATACACAATTGTAGAGTTGAATGGGACTCCTGAAATCCATAATGATGGGTCTAATTTAATTTGGTGTAAGACAACTCATTCCTTGTGAATGtaaaaattttctttattaagTAAAATTCCCATGAATTAGGCACTAACAAGGGAAAATTACTATTTAACATGTGAAAAAGaagattaaaaataatattgtgtctagaatcattggcagcacAATGAGAATTTGCCAATTTGGTCAATTCAGCTCATGACTATGAAGGGGGGTTTTATGTCATTATTGAACCAAGCAAAATGTTGAtccacttttaaaaaaaaaaggtttcttTTTGGTTTGTCTTTTGGAAACATGAGCCAAATCTTGACTTTGATATGACTCAGTGAATTGAATGCAAATAAATAAGTCACATGTAACAGAGGCAGATGCAGGGTTCCAAGTTCCTTGTTGGTCTATGTTATTCGAATGTAGAATGTGAGACCAATTATGCGCATCACTGACGCAATCCCTAACTGCATGCGTGCTTAATGGCTACAATACTTACCTTCATGACAAAGAAAAGAATGGATAACTccattattctactaaaaaaatgtgaattataaGGTAAAGTTGTAAAGatataaatttatagatttttttttatgagaTGAGATAGTATTCGAGAAACTAGGGCCTATACtttgaataataatataataaaaaataattacaaaaaatttatatttttctctaTACAACTTTAATCTGTATAGTAGAGTGCTCCCTACTAAAATCGGATGAATTCATTTTTTTGTATCCACGGTCTTTTTCAACTCAACAACTAATGACTATTCTGTCGTATATCTGAAGTTTATTTAAAGGTCTGTTGCTGTTTAATGAATTGTTGCATgcataaaatagaatttaaattttcgACACTTACTTAAACAGACGACTAAGACGAGTGAGATGGCCACACGAGGAACTCAAATTGGTTGGATGAATTCAATTTAATCGATTTTAGTATTTCACACATAATCTTGTAAAAATCGATTGAATTCGTTCTTATTTAGATTGGATATTATTAGGTTTCAtcttacaaattaattttaaacggATTAGATAAGTTTAAATctgagttaaaaaaaaaaggttttttttggtgactaaaaaaaaaaacttgatccAAAACTCacctaattaaattttaattagtttaatatattttttatttaaatccaAACCAAGTAACTAACCTCTTAGGAGTTCTCTATTTGGCTAAGAATTGCATAAACAAAAGATATCTGtaaatatttatgtattattttatttgtttatttaaaaatttttaaaaaatagaaaagatattttttcactAATTTGCATGTgccataatataaaaatttttgcatagtcaattaattaaatttaaactttgaaATGCCTATGCAAGTaatgagaaagaaaataaaataaattatatttactaaaaaaaaaggATATTATCAACCCCTTTCATTAATTTATGCACCTATTTAAAACTAACCATTTATTTGGATTTGAATGGAGTACTTTGAGGCACAAATTAGAAAAACCAAAGGAATAGTAATGAGAGAAAAGTAATTtacatatattaaattattaattggcTTACAAGTATGGAAGATTAACCCACCTCCTACAATACAATTTGGGGAGAAGGGGAAAAATGATACAGTAGAAGCCGAATGACCAAAACAACTGGCCAAgaaaaaaccaaataaaaaaatcttggaccatcaaaataaaaataaataaataaaggaaaaaataaatCTTGTGTGGTTAGATCCTGTGTTGTATAAGATTTATGATCCTATTTTTCTGTACTAAATCTTATGGTCCAAATTAGAAGATGGTTATTGATCACATTATGCCTCAAAAATGATGAATCACATAATGTGAAATCCTAACATATATAGAAGTTAGGaactaatttttttggttttctacaaTATTTTTCAATCCGACAAATTAAGAACTAATCTGTCGCGAATCGAAATTAATTTATGGGAGTAGCATTTACCCTTGGGCTTGGAAGACCCATTTGTGCAAGTCTAGGGGATAGATGAACTTTTGGACTTGGTCTTGGAGATGGAATTGGAGCTTTAAGGTCAAACTTTCCATGGTTGACTCTTGGTGAAAAATTGAGTTGTTCAAGTGCCCTAACTTGGAGATTAGGAGGGTATTCTCTCACACAACCAATTCTAGGACCAACTCCTGTGGTCCATTTATTACCCAATAAATTCTTGCTATCTTTGGGTTTTGAATCTTCAACATTGGTACCAAAATGACCCACATTTTCTTGATTATTACAATTATTGTTGCCATTGGATGAGTCATCACTTGAATCAACATTTCCTTCTTTGGACTTAAATTGAGGTGTAGAAGGTGGGACATCATCATCAATTGCATATTTCTACAAAAACCCATCAAATTAACATTAAAAGGTTatgtttaattaaattcaacaatattGTGCTTGGTGACCTCAAATCAAAAGACCAAAATGAAACCAATGTCTATATACAAACAAAGGAATTTGTCTCAATATGTGATTTATTATTCACCTTTACATTTGTCATGTCCACATTATGTTCCATCAAGAATCCTATGAATTCCTTGAAATTCTTCTCTGTAGGGCGGTAATGACCACTATAGGGCCAAATAGCCTGCATAAATATATAAGAATTATCATCAATTATACTTTTATATCATCataacatttattaaaaaaattagagttaATTTAAATGTATACAAATAAGTTAGATGTATATCATACATGGAGAACTCCATTGTGGACAACCATTCTTCCAGATGCAATTGTTGCACCACCAGCTAGAAAACTTGAATGCTGAAATTGACCTTTTTTCTTCTCACCAACATACAAAATTCTTGATGAACTAAGAACAAATATCCACTTTGATCCCTCAGCAGTGTGAAcaagctcttggctttttctatAAATAAGCTTCCCTCTATTCAGAGTTACTTCATATGCCTCCCTCTCTTTCTGCAATTATAAGCAAGAAAGTTATTATATTAAatctcttaaataaataaatgaattcaGCTAACatgtgtttttatattaaaattattattagcaaaaaatttaaatattttattttaataaataaataagatatacattaaaaatttaaatattatttcttgctaacaaaaaaattcattagtaatcttaacatatattttaaaaacaCACCTTAATTAAATCCTTAAAAATtactactaaaattaaaaaagaatttatttgCAACTAAAATGCATAACAAAATCATTTGTTTCCTTGAAGCACTCAATACAAATGTCATCATGTTGTTATTAATTAGCTACTCTTAAGTTTTTGTACCTAAATTAATTGAATAGTCAACAAAGCTAGTCTTCTGACTCTTTTCCCAAGCACCAAATAGCACTCTAGAATTGACCAAGCATTGCTTAGTAAACGCACTCAGCTTCATCAATATAAAAAAGTGACATAATAATAATACTTAATTGCTTTGATTTGATAAATTACTAATTAATGCAAAAGTTTTATATATCACTCAATTATATACTACtttcattaaattaattaaaagttacTGAAATCAGACTTGTGGTTACACGTGATTagtatgtaatatatatatatatatatatatatatatatatatttgtggcATTGAGAATTTCATGAGGTCAAATAAGTGATGAACAACTTACTGGTCCAAGGTACTTTATGCATTGCTTATGTAGTTTACTTCTTGGGCACTCCTCAACATTTACTTCTTTTCCATCCCCAATATCCAACCTTCATTTCACCAATATACAATTATGAATTAAATTACAAAGTTAATTAACTtatcacataataataataataataataataataataataataataataataataataata
This window harbors:
- the LOC112779716 gene encoding IQ domain-containing protein IQM1, with protein sequence MEMVTLRPMERTMSFKKGRNFDEFYEPQRNDLDEDEVVNSEESTTCLKRRKVGNLKLQTTFSFKYLLLPSENHCDDSKNENRVGGGGGGIIVNNNEQKPTILVPKSEFWFSSSPRPIRELDVAAIKLQKVYKSYRTRRNLADCAVICEELWWKALDFAALNRCSISHFDSDKSETAVSKWARARTMAAKVGKGLCKDDKAQKLALRHWLEAIDPRHRYGHNLHLYYDIWFHSQSSQPFFYWLDIGDGKEVNVEECPRSKLHKQCIKYLGPKEREAYEVTLNRGKLIYRKSQELVHTAEGSKWIFVLSSSRILYVGEKKKGQFQHSSFLAGGATIASGRMVVHNGVLHAIWPYSGHYRPTEKNFKEFIGFLMEHNVDMTNVKKYAIDDDVPPSTPQFKSKEGNVDSSDDSSNGNNNCNNQENVGHFGTNVEDSKPKDSKNLLGNKWTTGVGPRIGCVREYPPNLQVRALEQLNFSPRVNHGKFDLKAPIPSPRPSPKVHLSPRLAQMGLPSPRVNATPIN